A region from the Stygiolobus caldivivus genome encodes:
- a CDS encoding MFS transporter, with protein MDNINKIALIGAFRALGGSLIWPFIGYALYTVYKLPLTVVSLFYLLQGVIGLGAYYVGGILTDTLGRRKGMYLAITMASISIMMASQIASAILVSTLILAQTFFNDIYFVASTSIVGDIFEDDLDSLIRAFSRQRVGINAGWAIGPLVGGYIFQTLGFNKLLLIAGFIALIPIYFVRLLPEFRGGVEVSFTVSKKLLKFLIPSALIFMLMSQLGFGLITFYTTVTHFTVVQVSFLFMINGMMIVVLQDYIGKMLSNVRKFLPLGCIIYGVSYFAVAFITNFSEAAVDIIFITLAEIIVSPLVQAVATSFTEKRQRGKQIGVFGIFTSLGRVFGSSLASYLMTFFLYSPIVLWGLLSSLGFLSAILFFLALRTFKPAQSQVR; from the coding sequence TTGGACAATATTAACAAGATAGCCCTCATAGGAGCTTTCAGGGCTTTAGGTGGGTCTTTAATATGGCCTTTTATAGGGTACGCATTATATACTGTTTATAAACTTCCCCTTACCGTGGTTTCGTTATTTTACCTTTTACAAGGCGTTATAGGGTTAGGTGCTTATTATGTAGGAGGTATTTTGACCGATACTTTAGGTAGAAGAAAAGGCATGTATTTAGCTATCACCATGGCGTCTATTTCAATAATGATGGCCTCTCAAATTGCTTCAGCGATTCTCGTGTCTACGCTAATCTTAGCCCAAACTTTCTTTAACGATATTTATTTTGTCGCGTCTACGTCTATTGTAGGTGACATTTTTGAAGACGACCTCGACAGCCTGATCAGGGCCTTTAGTAGGCAAAGAGTAGGGATAAATGCCGGGTGGGCTATAGGACCGCTGGTCGGTGGATATATCTTTCAAACTTTAGGTTTTAATAAGCTACTGCTCATAGCGGGTTTTATTGCCCTAATACCTATATACTTTGTAAGGCTATTACCGGAGTTCCGTGGAGGTGTTGAAGTCTCATTCACTGTCTCTAAAAAATTACTCAAGTTCCTCATACCTTCAGCACTGATTTTCATGCTTATGAGCCAATTAGGGTTCGGGTTAATTACTTTTTACACCACAGTAACCCATTTTACTGTTGTCCAGGTGAGTTTTCTCTTTATGATAAACGGGATGATGATTGTAGTCCTGCAGGACTATATCGGAAAAATGCTTTCTAATGTTAGGAAATTCCTACCTTTAGGATGTATAATATACGGTGTGTCGTATTTTGCAGTAGCGTTTATTACCAACTTCTCTGAGGCTGCGGTGGACATAATTTTTATCACTTTGGCTGAAATTATTGTTTCCCCCTTAGTCCAAGCTGTGGCGACGTCTTTTACCGAGAAGAGGCAGAGGGGAAAGCAGATAGGAGTATTCGGGATATTTACCTCATTGGGTAGGGTCTTTGGCTCTTCCTTAGCAAGCTACTTAATGACTTTCTTCCTTTATTCACCAATCGTCTTGTGGGGACTACTCAGCTCTTTAGGGTTTTTGTCAGCTATACTGTTCTTTCTAGCGTTAAGGACCTTCAAGCCAGCTCAGAGTCAAGTACGCTGA
- a CDS encoding glycosyltransferase family 4 protein — translation MIRILYVSIGEPTLSGATTIITEIIKRSKAFGISFGILELLGKKDRSITDVYPQLASNIEMHKIIRIPFSTRNIIGKSYRYLLRNVYVRYLVNKYLKEYDFVIGFWTSKTINILYLEPFLKFPLYKFWLNLIRKTNPIEGTIWFLNTYFSYRRARKNKMNICLGKVLMEKVYNEFGLECKPLEPPAGIDLDLINKSEPLGEFSFDAINVARQGFMKGTPDTIYVMKELKKYGYNSFAIVGPADNGFDIEKYIADTEGIKYFGKVEDKSYLYSIMKSSKIMVYPSYVDSFGIVVAEALANGIPVVAYDIPAIKYYYGDCKAVKLVKTGDKESLLKATLEFLSSYKEYRDVALECAKKYSWDSTVYSFSSIVKSFKEGNRL, via the coding sequence ATGATAAGAATTCTCTACGTAAGCATAGGCGAGCCTACTTTATCTGGAGCTACTACAATTATTACTGAAATAATAAAGAGGAGTAAAGCTTTTGGTATATCATTTGGGATACTAGAACTATTAGGAAAAAAAGATAGGAGTATTACTGATGTATACCCGCAACTAGCTTCTAATATCGAAATGCACAAGATAATCAGAATACCTTTTTCTACGAGAAATATAATAGGTAAAAGTTATAGATATTTACTCCGCAATGTCTACGTACGCTACTTGGTGAATAAGTATTTGAAAGAATATGATTTTGTGATAGGCTTCTGGACATCAAAGACTATTAATATATTATACCTAGAACCATTTCTGAAGTTTCCTCTATATAAATTTTGGCTTAACCTCATTAGAAAAACTAATCCGATAGAAGGGACTATATGGTTTCTGAATACCTATTTTTCATATAGGAGAGCAAGGAAAAATAAAATGAACATCTGCCTCGGAAAAGTCCTCATGGAAAAGGTTTATAATGAATTTGGGCTCGAATGCAAACCATTAGAACCTCCAGCCGGTATAGATCTAGATTTAATTAATAAGTCAGAACCTCTAGGAGAATTTTCATTCGATGCTATTAATGTTGCCAGGCAGGGGTTTATGAAAGGAACACCGGACACTATTTACGTAATGAAAGAATTGAAGAAATATGGATACAATTCATTCGCAATTGTAGGGCCTGCAGATAACGGATTCGACATAGAGAAATACATAGCCGATACTGAGGGAATAAAATATTTCGGTAAAGTTGAGGATAAATCTTATCTTTATTCTATAATGAAATCCTCAAAAATTATGGTTTATCCCTCCTATGTTGACTCGTTTGGAATAGTAGTGGCAGAAGCACTAGCTAACGGAATACCAGTAGTGGCATATGATATCCCGGCGATAAAGTATTATTACGGTGATTGTAAAGCTGTGAAATTAGTCAAAACTGGTGATAAAGAATCTTTGTTAAAAGCAACATTAGAATTTCTTAGTAGTTATAAGGAATACAGAGATGTTGCCTTAGAATGTGCTAAGAAATACAGTTGGGATAGTACAGTTTATTCTTTCTCCAGCATAGTAAAGTCCTTCAAGGAAGGTAATCGGTTATGA
- a CDS encoding creatininase family protein yields MKLIEATREEIRGKIGLMPIGSIEQHGPHLPLGTDGIIAEWIAQRVEEKFRDKVLLYPTLYYGCSKEHYGFPHLSIGYINMFNFLMDIVTTSKNAGVSSLVIVNGHGGNESVLDLVRRETNMNGDKCFKVHVFSMVGRDRELFNVIDMHAGSAETSRIYAINKELVRKENLESVDDYTVNEGVFKTIPISEANKYGIINIGGKVEIDEDKGRKSLEKAVDELSILVSKIIEELKKCNNRA; encoded by the coding sequence ATGAAGTTGATAGAGGCTACGAGGGAGGAAATAAGGGGAAAGATAGGGTTAATGCCAATAGGCAGTATAGAGCAACACGGACCCCATTTACCCCTAGGGACAGACGGTATAATCGCGGAGTGGATAGCTCAAAGGGTGGAAGAGAAGTTTAGAGATAAAGTCCTCTTGTACCCTACACTTTACTACGGCTGCTCAAAGGAACACTACGGTTTCCCCCACCTTTCAATCGGTTACATAAACATGTTTAATTTCCTTATGGACATAGTAACTACCTCTAAAAATGCGGGGGTCTCATCTCTGGTCATTGTAAACGGACATGGAGGTAATGAATCTGTTTTAGACCTTGTGAGGAGAGAGACTAATATGAACGGGGATAAATGCTTTAAAGTCCATGTTTTCTCGATGGTAGGAAGAGATAGAGAACTCTTTAATGTAATAGATATGCACGCAGGGTCTGCGGAAACTTCTAGGATTTATGCTATCAATAAGGAGCTAGTTAGAAAAGAAAATCTAGAGTCAGTAGACGACTACACAGTAAATGAAGGGGTGTTTAAGACTATACCTATTAGTGAGGCAAATAAATACGGTATTATTAATATTGGTGGTAAAGTGGAGATCGATGAAGATAAGGGTAGGAAGTCACTTGAAAAAGCTGTCGATGAGTTATCCATTTTAGTAAGTAAAATAATTGAAGAATTAAAGAAGTGTAATAACCGGGCTTAA
- a CDS encoding ABC transporter ATP-binding protein, protein MPSIPVVELHNVKKVYQGKVPVVALKGIDLQINEGETVAIQGPSGSGKTTLLTIIGTLSKPTEGDVIIYGKNVTKMKDKEIAKIRNQYIGFVFQSYNLIERMTAIENIELPLIARGVPKSERRKVALDVLARLGLEHLANKKPNEMSGGQQQRIAIARALAQNPKLLLADEPTANLDTVSSKVVMETFIKANKEFGTTIILVTHEPDIASYAERKVHVRDGTIERIEG, encoded by the coding sequence ATGCCTAGTATACCGGTAGTAGAGTTACACAACGTAAAAAAAGTATACCAAGGAAAAGTGCCCGTAGTGGCGTTGAAGGGCATTGATTTGCAAATTAACGAAGGAGAAACTGTAGCTATTCAAGGCCCTTCAGGCTCAGGGAAGACGACCCTCCTAACAATTATCGGTACCCTCAGTAAGCCCACTGAGGGAGACGTTATAATTTACGGTAAGAACGTCACTAAGATGAAGGATAAGGAAATAGCTAAGATAAGGAACCAGTACATAGGGTTTGTGTTCCAGAGTTATAACTTAATTGAAAGGATGACTGCGATAGAGAATATAGAGCTACCTTTGATCGCGCGAGGAGTGCCTAAATCCGAGAGGAGGAAAGTAGCGTTAGACGTATTGGCCAGGTTGGGGCTAGAACATTTAGCTAATAAAAAACCTAACGAAATGTCAGGAGGCCAGCAGCAGAGGATAGCAATTGCGAGGGCCTTAGCACAGAACCCTAAACTCCTTTTAGCTGACGAGCCTACGGCAAACCTCGATACCGTATCGAGTAAGGTAGTCATGGAGACCTTTATAAAAGCCAATAAAGAGTTCGGGACTACCATAATCCTTGTAACTCATGAACCTGATATTGCGTCTTATGCTGAAAGGAAGGTCCACGTAAGGGACGGTACGATAGAGAGGATAGAGGGGTGA
- a CDS encoding ABC transporter permease, giving the protein MRAVDTFAYAFSSLFERKTRAILVILGILVGPLIVVSLIATIQGFDIGLTQDLTSFFSPLNIYLSPKGQGTLNPYVINSISHLPGVKAVVPYYLIPAYIATPKGLEPTVIFSMDISYIKVVIPGLKLQSGILPSETSYNELDVGYYIANPQYSGQPTYHTGDIMVTYILYPDGQKEAKTFLVVGQLAQLTSFGGANFNQALYAPFSLGESVCGTNYSGAIVVASSEAEVPTLVNEIKDEFGNYVQVTASTQILHLVNEELSSFEALLLVAGVASFVVAFFTVLATMFTAVVERTREIGLLMSLGFTRTQVMLTFLTEATIMGIIGGGIGTILGYLGSFALTSLAFSAGGRHNAAFQIQPSISILQLIGIFLVIVLITTIAGIVPAYRASKIEPAKALRYEV; this is encoded by the coding sequence ATGAGAGCAGTTGACACTTTCGCCTACGCTTTTTCTTCATTATTTGAAAGGAAGACTAGGGCTATCTTAGTGATCTTAGGGATCTTGGTAGGCCCGCTGATAGTAGTGTCTTTGATCGCGACCATTCAGGGGTTTGATATCGGCCTCACACAAGACTTGACCAGCTTCTTCTCTCCCTTGAACATTTATTTATCACCTAAAGGACAAGGTACTCTAAACCCTTACGTGATAAACAGTATTTCGCACCTCCCCGGTGTGAAAGCCGTAGTCCCCTATTATTTGATCCCTGCTTATATAGCTACCCCTAAGGGGTTAGAACCTACCGTTATATTTTCAATGGACATATCTTACATAAAGGTAGTTATACCCGGTCTGAAGTTACAGAGCGGTATCCTCCCCTCAGAGACATCGTATAACGAACTAGATGTAGGTTACTATATCGCGAACCCGCAGTATTCAGGTCAGCCTACATACCACACTGGAGACATAATGGTAACCTATATCCTCTATCCTGACGGTCAAAAAGAGGCTAAGACGTTCCTAGTAGTAGGGCAATTAGCTCAGCTTACTTCTTTCGGCGGTGCTAATTTTAACCAAGCGTTATACGCGCCTTTTTCTCTCGGAGAGAGCGTTTGTGGTACAAACTACTCGGGGGCTATTGTGGTAGCGTCGTCAGAAGCCGAAGTGCCTACTCTGGTCAATGAAATAAAGGATGAGTTCGGGAACTACGTACAAGTTACCGCAAGTACACAGATCTTACACCTAGTTAATGAAGAACTTTCTTCTTTCGAAGCGTTACTGTTAGTCGCAGGAGTGGCTTCTTTTGTAGTAGCCTTCTTTACTGTCCTAGCTACAATGTTTACTGCTGTGGTGGAGAGGACTAGGGAGATTGGGCTCCTCATGTCCTTAGGCTTCACGAGGACGCAGGTAATGCTGACATTCCTAACAGAGGCTACAATAATGGGAATAATAGGAGGAGGAATAGGGACTATATTGGGTTATCTAGGCTCTTTTGCCCTCACAAGCTTGGCCTTTAGTGCGGGTGGAAGACATAATGCGGCTTTTCAGATCCAACCTTCAATATCTATATTACAGCTTATAGGTATATTCCTCGTAATAGTGTTGATTACCACTATTGCTGGTATTGTCCCTGCGTATAGGGCGTCTAAAATAGAGCCTGCGAAAGCACTGAGATACGAGGTGTGA
- a CDS encoding xanthine dehydrogenase family protein molybdopterin-binding subunit, protein MYIEGERAVKGEGMYISDLPDLPGTLNMAIFRSPIAHGIIRKIDVKDVIDHGGIALTPEELSKVIINPFPVTVDKKVAYYPFARGKVRFVGEPIVLVLAKDYYKAIDLLDYVQVELEELKPVVSIEDALKGEPLVHEEIGTNVVMDKHFSFGDPNIFSKAEVVISHPFKFSRHSSMPLEPYGVLAYFRDELTVWSNIQGPMLQAYFITKALNIPVTKLKLKSPRDIGGSFGIKYEVYPYITLAAAASKLLNVPVRWNESKTEHFIASSAGAERKGEVEIAANRDGKILGIRYNFIEDVGAYVRPPEPGALFRVQGCLNGAYDIKNISGWYRVVVTNKSPTGLNRGYGAPSFFFALETAVDHLADELGIDPFELRLKNLITRFDNVIDGVEFYETPGGGLYPKQDYVKVVMSIKEEYEKWKNRGDAGVGLAVFVEPSVTNLAYVDLALDNRKNPHSASADYITLSFNPDGTLSVFINGTNEGLGHETTIVDIVCRELGLRPEEVNVTNQVDTDQPWNLASGSYSSRFAPVVVSALMRAIEDLKEKLTTLAKKYLESEDVVLKGGKFVDPKDPRKSVDIRRLVSAYHWNPSAFNVNFPLASTGYYYSPLLRPVEGNRINSALGYGINAHLAVVKMSEGQIKVIKYVVAHDIGKILEKDILEGIMTGSIVHGINMALYEELKYDERGNPIVTTLDSYESLTLGDLVGTEIEFIHFETPSPYIPSGAYGGGEGPIMGAPAAIANAVSRLVKKRISETPIRVI, encoded by the coding sequence ATGTATATTGAAGGAGAGAGAGCGGTTAAAGGGGAAGGTATGTACATATCCGACCTGCCCGACCTACCCGGTACACTAAATATGGCTATTTTTAGGAGCCCAATAGCCCACGGGATAATTAGAAAAATAGACGTGAAAGACGTCATTGACCACGGTGGTATAGCCCTTACGCCGGAAGAACTCTCAAAGGTTATCATAAACCCGTTCCCTGTCACCGTTGATAAGAAGGTCGCATATTACCCTTTCGCTAGGGGTAAGGTCAGGTTTGTGGGGGAACCCATAGTCCTTGTATTAGCTAAAGACTACTATAAGGCTATAGACTTATTAGACTACGTACAAGTGGAACTTGAAGAATTAAAGCCCGTCGTTTCAATTGAAGACGCACTTAAAGGTGAACCTTTGGTCCATGAGGAAATAGGTACCAACGTCGTTATGGACAAGCACTTTTCCTTCGGTGACCCTAACATCTTTTCAAAAGCTGAGGTAGTTATCTCCCACCCGTTTAAGTTTAGCAGGCACTCCTCCATGCCTTTAGAACCTTACGGAGTCCTGGCCTACTTTAGAGACGAGCTCACTGTATGGTCCAATATACAAGGGCCTATGCTCCAAGCGTACTTCATAACTAAAGCCTTGAACATCCCGGTAACTAAACTCAAGCTAAAATCACCTAGGGATATAGGCGGTAGTTTCGGAATCAAGTACGAGGTATACCCTTATATCACGTTGGCAGCCGCTGCGTCTAAGCTACTAAACGTACCGGTAAGGTGGAATGAAAGTAAGACGGAGCACTTCATAGCGAGTTCAGCTGGGGCTGAAAGAAAGGGCGAAGTAGAAATAGCCGCGAATAGAGACGGGAAGATCCTCGGGATAAGGTATAACTTTATTGAAGACGTAGGGGCTTATGTGAGGCCTCCAGAGCCTGGAGCCCTATTCAGAGTACAAGGGTGCCTAAACGGCGCTTATGATATAAAGAACATTTCAGGTTGGTACAGGGTAGTCGTAACTAACAAATCACCTACTGGACTAAACAGAGGATATGGTGCACCTTCCTTCTTCTTCGCCCTTGAGACTGCTGTAGACCACCTCGCCGATGAGCTGGGTATTGACCCGTTCGAACTACGGTTAAAGAACTTAATAACAAGGTTCGACAACGTAATTGACGGTGTAGAGTTCTATGAGACACCAGGCGGCGGCCTCTATCCCAAGCAGGACTACGTGAAGGTGGTGATGTCGATCAAAGAAGAATACGAAAAGTGGAAAAATAGGGGAGATGCAGGAGTAGGCTTGGCCGTGTTTGTTGAACCTTCAGTGACAAACCTCGCCTACGTGGACTTAGCCTTAGATAATAGGAAGAACCCGCATTCAGCATCCGCTGATTACATAACTTTGAGTTTTAACCCGGACGGTACACTGTCTGTTTTCATTAACGGTACAAATGAAGGCTTAGGACATGAAACTACTATTGTAGACATAGTATGCAGGGAACTCGGGCTCAGACCCGAAGAAGTAAATGTAACCAACCAAGTAGACACTGACCAGCCTTGGAACCTCGCCAGTGGGAGCTACTCCAGTAGGTTCGCACCAGTAGTAGTCAGTGCATTGATGAGGGCAATTGAAGACTTGAAGGAGAAACTGACGACCCTAGCAAAGAAGTACCTAGAGTCGGAAGACGTAGTCTTAAAAGGAGGGAAGTTCGTAGACCCGAAAGACCCCCGGAAGTCAGTTGACATCAGGAGGTTAGTTTCGGCATACCACTGGAACCCCTCAGCCTTTAACGTTAATTTTCCCTTAGCATCGACAGGGTACTATTACTCCCCTCTTCTAAGGCCGGTAGAAGGGAATAGGATAAACTCAGCCCTAGGTTACGGGATTAACGCCCATTTAGCTGTAGTTAAAATGTCTGAAGGACAAATTAAGGTAATCAAATACGTAGTAGCACATGACATAGGGAAAATACTTGAAAAGGACATCCTAGAAGGGATCATGACCGGGAGTATCGTACACGGGATTAACATGGCGTTATACGAGGAACTCAAATATGACGAAAGGGGAAACCCTATAGTTACCACTCTAGATTCTTATGAGTCGTTAACGCTAGGCGACCTAGTAGGGACTGAAATAGAGTTTATACACTTTGAGACCCCTTCTCCCTATATCCCTTCAGGTGCGTACGGAGGGGGAGAAGGCCCCATAATGGGTGCTCCGGCAGCTATAGCTAACGCGGTGTCCAGGTTAGTAAAGAAGAGGATAAGTGAGACCCCGATCAGGGTGATTTAA
- a CDS encoding FAD binding domain-containing protein translates to MFALGIPRPFKYVRVKTLEEALDALEEGRPLAGGQSLLPMLRLRIPFESLVDINELDLDFIRREGNTYTIGALTRHNEIASNVPLLRGVAITIADLQVRNRGTIGGSLANADPSANYYPALIVLGAEVKAVSKKGSRRIKVKELYDNPYTTTLREGELITEVSVKEPRDAKLYFKVIKKGGSAYPIAVLALLKESNGKLHASIGGVFPKPILLEGESKEELVKSIEGYNEKPLSDHHMTGEGRIKLVKDLINTFDEDYREIHLIEGRKINWKTGIGVMATGEIKIRVKVNGKLIEDTVEPRTLLLDFLRRNGFVEVKRGCDEGKCGACTVILNGVSVKSCLVLAIQAVGLDIKTIRGLDASHLTRSFVRNYASQCGYCTHGFLMVSYDYLKNVDPEASDETLRYSVKNICRCTGYINIIRAIKEAGKDEISG, encoded by the coding sequence GTGTTTGCCTTAGGTATACCGAGGCCTTTTAAATATGTTAGGGTGAAGACGTTAGAAGAAGCCTTAGACGCGTTGGAAGAAGGGAGACCGCTCGCGGGGGGCCAGAGCCTCCTGCCTATGTTGAGGCTTAGGATACCCTTTGAAAGCTTGGTGGACATAAACGAGCTAGACCTAGACTTTATCAGGAGGGAAGGTAACACTTATACTATTGGAGCGTTAACCAGACATAACGAAATAGCATCTAATGTCCCCCTATTAAGGGGAGTCGCGATAACCATAGCAGACCTGCAAGTTAGAAATAGGGGGACTATAGGGGGTTCCCTAGCTAATGCAGACCCCTCAGCGAATTATTACCCTGCACTAATAGTCCTAGGGGCTGAAGTCAAGGCTGTAAGCAAGAAAGGCAGTAGGAGGATAAAGGTAAAGGAACTATATGATAACCCCTACACTACTACCCTAAGGGAAGGTGAACTAATAACTGAAGTATCAGTAAAAGAGCCTAGAGATGCTAAACTTTACTTTAAAGTTATAAAGAAAGGGGGTTCGGCTTATCCCATCGCAGTACTAGCCTTATTAAAGGAAAGTAACGGAAAGTTACACGCTTCTATTGGAGGCGTTTTCCCTAAACCCATATTGCTCGAAGGTGAAAGTAAAGAAGAACTGGTAAAAAGCATAGAGGGATATAACGAGAAACCTTTATCAGACCACCACATGACCGGTGAAGGGAGGATAAAGCTCGTAAAAGACCTTATTAATACTTTTGACGAGGACTACCGAGAAATACACCTAATAGAAGGGAGGAAGATTAACTGGAAGACCGGTATAGGGGTAATGGCGACTGGCGAGATAAAAATAAGGGTCAAAGTAAACGGTAAACTCATAGAAGATACAGTAGAACCGAGGACGTTGTTACTTGACTTCTTAAGGAGAAACGGGTTTGTCGAAGTAAAGAGGGGGTGCGATGAAGGAAAATGCGGTGCTTGTACCGTGATACTTAACGGTGTCTCGGTGAAGTCGTGTTTAGTCTTAGCGATACAAGCTGTGGGTCTTGATATTAAGACTATAAGGGGGTTGGATGCCAGCCACCTCACAAGGTCTTTTGTCAGGAACTATGCGTCTCAGTGTGGTTATTGCACCCACGGTTTCCTCATGGTAAGTTATGATTACCTTAAAAATGTAGACCCTGAGGCGTCTGACGAGACCCTGAGGTACTCTGTGAAGAACATATGTAGGTGTACTGGGTATATTAACATAATAAGGGCTATAAAGGAGGCTGGTAAGGATGAAATATCAGGTTAA
- a CDS encoding ABC transporter permease has protein sequence MKLYDLIRLALGALFERRTRAILTILGIVVGPLIIVAITASVQGVSDSALGLIEKDISPQDIIVVPNGKYISSYVVETLSQIPGVKVVVPYYTIAATMLTPQGPKPVTILSANLKELEVALPGLGLQNGLYPAGSSLNEVDVGYYIATPQYLGQPTYHTGQEITSCILLPDGSKKTITFFVTGELNNYGITLGTIDINRGLLASDSLGRSIYGSEYSGAIVVASSLGNVQNIVNQIHTYLGSYVQVFTTQDEITFIQQQVSAFNLLLAIVGSASFIVAFISVLTTMITAVVERTREIGLLMSLGFTRTQVMLTFLTEATIMGIIGGGIGILIGYLSSFAFLDLILSSPIFRGLNASPEFYLGQGIGLFISIMIITTIAGIVPAYRASKIEPAKALRYEV, from the coding sequence TTGAAGCTTTATGACCTAATTAGGCTTGCGTTAGGCGCCTTATTCGAAAGGAGGACTAGGGCAATCTTAACAATCTTAGGTATAGTCGTGGGACCATTAATAATTGTGGCAATTACCGCTTCCGTCCAAGGGGTCTCTGACTCAGCATTAGGTTTGATCGAAAAAGATATCTCGCCGCAGGACATTATAGTCGTCCCTAATGGAAAATACATTTCTTCTTATGTCGTGGAAACGTTATCCCAGATACCCGGCGTTAAAGTAGTCGTACCTTATTATACCATCGCGGCCACAATGCTTACTCCTCAGGGGCCAAAACCCGTGACTATACTGTCGGCTAATTTGAAGGAGTTAGAAGTAGCCCTACCCGGGTTGGGGCTACAAAACGGGCTGTACCCCGCAGGGAGTTCCCTAAACGAAGTCGACGTAGGCTATTATATAGCTACCCCCCAGTACCTAGGACAACCCACTTATCACACGGGCCAAGAGATCACATCGTGTATATTACTGCCCGATGGTAGTAAGAAGACCATAACGTTTTTCGTGACCGGCGAGTTAAATAATTACGGTATAACATTAGGTACAATTGACATAAACAGAGGGCTCTTAGCTTCAGACTCATTAGGTAGGTCGATTTACGGTTCAGAATATTCAGGAGCCATAGTTGTTGCGTCTTCTTTAGGTAATGTTCAAAACATAGTGAACCAGATACATACGTACTTGGGTTCTTATGTCCAAGTATTTACTACCCAAGACGAGATAACTTTTATTCAACAGCAGGTATCGGCATTTAACTTGCTATTAGCTATTGTAGGCTCAGCGTCTTTTATAGTTGCGTTCATCAGCGTTTTGACTACGATGATTACTGCTGTGGTGGAGAGGACTAGGGAGATTGGGCTCCTCATGTCCTTAGGCTTCACGAGGACGCAGGTAATGCTGACATTCCTAACAGAGGCTACAATAATGGGAATAATAGGAGGAGGAATAGGAATACTGATAGGCTATCTCAGTTCTTTTGCGTTCCTAGACCTCATACTTAGTTCACCGATTTTTAGGGGTTTGAACGCGTCGCCGGAGTTTTATCTGGGGCAAGGAATCGGGCTCTTCATATCAATAATGATAATTACCACTATTGCTGGTATTGTCCCTGCGTATAGGGCGTCTAAAATAGAGCCTGCAAAGGCACTGAGATACGAGGTGTGA